A section of the Candidatus Bathyarchaeia archaeon genome encodes:
- a CDS encoding translation initiation factor IF-2 subunit gamma, whose product MKKLPKQPEVNIGTIGHVDHGKTTLVQSLTGVWASRHSEELRRGITIKLGYADTPVYKCPDCPPPQCYSTEPKCKGCPKPGEFVRAVSFVDAPGHEALMATMLSGAAVMDGAMLVVAADETCPQPQTREHLAAIEIVNVKNLIIIQNKIDLVDEKRALENYEQIKSFVKGSIAENAPIIPISAQHGANIDVLIQALEEHVPTPKRDSTKPVRMSVLRSFDVNKPGTTVDELAGGVLGGTIFQGVLKVNDEVEIRPGVRVEKAGRTIYEPLYSEVTTLQAGGNAVDEARPGGLVGMGTLLDPSLTKADGLTGNIVGKPETLPPTLSELTMETHLFPRALGTKELMEIENVRVGEALLLDVGTTITSGAVTSIRGENATLKLSRPVSAEEGARTAISRKIAGRWRLIGYGIIT is encoded by the coding sequence CTGAAGAAACTGCCCAAACAACCGGAGGTTAACATAGGCACAATTGGACACGTGGATCACGGCAAAACCACACTTGTCCAGTCGTTAACCGGTGTTTGGGCATCAAGACACAGCGAAGAACTTCGCCGCGGCATCACAATCAAACTAGGCTACGCAGACACGCCTGTATACAAATGCCCCGACTGCCCGCCACCACAGTGTTATTCAACCGAACCCAAATGCAAAGGCTGCCCAAAACCAGGCGAATTCGTCAGAGCCGTCAGCTTTGTAGATGCACCCGGCCACGAAGCATTGATGGCCACGATGCTTTCAGGCGCAGCCGTGATGGACGGAGCCATGCTTGTCGTAGCCGCCGACGAAACTTGTCCTCAACCCCAAACTAGAGAGCACTTGGCTGCTATTGAAATTGTGAACGTCAAGAACCTCATCATCATACAAAACAAGATCGATTTAGTTGACGAGAAAAGAGCGCTAGAAAACTACGAGCAAATAAAGAGCTTTGTCAAAGGCAGCATAGCTGAAAACGCGCCCATCATTCCCATTTCAGCCCAGCACGGCGCGAACATTGACGTTTTGATCCAAGCCTTAGAAGAACACGTTCCCACACCCAAACGTGATTCGACAAAACCAGTAAGGATGTCTGTTCTCAGGTCTTTCGACGTGAACAAACCAGGCACAACTGTGGACGAATTGGCTGGCGGCGTTTTGGGCGGAACGATATTCCAAGGCGTACTCAAAGTTAACGACGAAGTAGAGATTCGCCCAGGAGTCAGAGTGGAAAAAGCTGGAAGAACCATTTATGAACCGTTGTACTCAGAGGTGACCACCCTTCAAGCAGGCGGCAACGCCGTTGACGAAGCTCGACCAGGAGGTCTAGTGGGCATGGGCACACTACTTGATCCGTCTCTGACCAAAGCCGATGGCTTGACAGGCAACATTGTCGGAAAGCCTGAGACGTTGCCGCCCACGCTTTCAGAGTTAACAATGGAGACCCACCTGTTTCCACGCGCACTGGGAACCAAAGAGCTAATGGAGATCGAAAACGTGCGCGTCGGCGAAGCTCTTCTACTAGATGTGGGAACCACCATAACATCTGGAGCTGTTACATCGATAAGAGGCGAAAACGCCACGCTGAAACTCAGTCGCCCGGTAAGTGCTGAAGAAGGCGCGCGAACCGCGATAAGCCGCAAAATCGCTGGAAGATGGCGACTCATAGGCTATGGTATAATCACGTAG